Part of the Triticum urartu cultivar G1812 chromosome 2, Tu2.1, whole genome shotgun sequence genome, ATTAAATTTGCCACTTTTTCCTGCACTCGCAAGTATAATCTCTCCATTTCCTGGATTTTTTTTATTCTTCCGTTAGTGGTATTTCTTTTAGCTACTTTCTGCCATAGCATAAATCGCTCATGTTATTTTAGTAAGATCCACTCCTGCTCTATGCTCACTAGAACGGAAAAATATATATTATATGCTTATTTTAGCGTCGGATTTCGCTCACAGTATCATGGTCATAGATAAAACAGTAATAAACTGCCCTTCTCTGTCAAACTTATCGAGTACAAAGTTGTCATGCTTGATCAGCAAAAGATTTGCGCTTCTTTGGCACATATATATCACAGTACAGTATATGATTTTCACAGTCCTTAATTTAAAATTTTCCTTTTCTGACACAGCCATGGATATCAACAATCAGTCAAGCAAAGAAATATTCATGGGAGATATACGGGGATCCATAAGAATGTGCACCGTATGGCACTACCCTTTTGTCATTGAGCCACCATCACATTTTGGTCAGCAATCAGTTCAAGCAATTCTCAGGGCCATTAGTCAGAAGCTTGAATTTACATCTGAACGAACAATACATCAAGCCACAGAAGAAAGAGTGGTCATCTCTTTTTCTTGGTACAAAGATGCCATACAAGCATTCAGACTTCTGAATCGCACAAGCAGTTTGTATATAAATGGTGTGCCATATCGTTTTAACATGGACACTTCAAAAGAATATCTGCCAGGAGTGGTCGCTGATCACTATGATTATAGTAGCCCTAAAGAGTTTGCCTTGCGTTTGCGTTCACATGTAGTTGCAGTTTTAGCCTTTTAGAAGTATATGGCGTTGCTTAAACTATGTTTCTTTTGGCAACATATGAAATGGAGAAAGTTTTGTTGTTATAGAAAAGTTGGCAATAGCAACTGATATCTGAATTTTGTTTGATGTACttcctctgttcacttttataagtcgtttcagacaaatGAAATTGAGTTGTTTTGCACACTGTCTGAAACATCTACAAAgacttataaaagtgaacagagggagtagctaATTGTGCACCAACAGGCTATTAAGCACTAGGTCATAAATCATACAATTACTCATGTAATAGGCTATGCTTACGGGGTGTGATGATTTTTTTTCTTCCGGTGCAACGCACGCTGTATCCGCCGGCACTCAGGTCACAGCACGAAGCCACCGGGCGCCGGCCACGCCATTGCCACCAGTTGACCTGCAAAGACAAAGTGAATACTGCGGCAATACTTGCTGGGGATTGCACTTGGCTAGCCGCCGAAGGCGATCTATCACTGTCTAGGTAACTTCCATGCCCATGAAACTACATATTTTTGTCCCCAATTAATGACAGAACAAAAAAACAGAACACATTATAGGCCTAGTTTGGCAGCAATGTCTTTTTAAAACTGTGCTAATCCAAAACCTCAGTTTCTCAACCCAAGGGCAATCAATACCTCGGTTTGTCTAAACCATGGTTTTTCTC contains:
- the LOC125539359 gene encoding uncharacterized protein LOC125539359 isoform X1; its protein translation is MSFSSPEINIGAEAQSDENTDYREISVARSLYNCSGRFQKFVEHRIYKNKIFCQAMDINNQSSKEIFMGDIRGSIRMCTVWHYPFVIEPPSHFGQQSVQAILRAISQKLEFTSERTIHQATEERVVISFSWYKDAIQAFRLLNRTSSLYINGVPYRFNMDTSKEYLPGVVADHYDYSSPKEFALRLRSHVVAVLAF
- the LOC125539359 gene encoding uncharacterized protein LOC125539359 isoform X2, which gives rise to MSFSSPEIIWQISVARSLYNCSGRFQKFVEHRIYKNKIFCQAMDINNQSSKEIFMGDIRGSIRMCTVWHYPFVIEPPSHFGQQSVQAILRAISQKLEFTSERTIHQATEERVVISFSWYKDAIQAFRLLNRTSSLYINGVPYRFNMDTSKEYLPGVVADHYDYSSPKEFALRLRSHVVAVLAF